The Campylobacter concisus DNA window AAGCCAAAATCGGCTCATCTATCAGAGCTAGGTCGATTTCTAAAATTTCAGCGTAGCTTGCATCCTTGTCGGCCCTTAAAAGCGTTGGATTTTCTAGCCATTTTTGCATTTTTTCTTTTCGTCTAGCAAGCGTTTCACGGCTCTCATAACCAGCTTTTATCATCGCATCAATTAGCGCAACATTTGAGCGAACATACTCCACAACGCTATCAACGCTTAAATTTACCACGCAAGCAGCTGCCGAGCGTTCAGCCGAAGCGTCACTTAGTTCAAACGCCTGCTCTACTTTTAGATTCTCAAGCCCTTCTATTTCTAAAATTTTGCCCGCAAAAACATTCTTTTTATCTTTCTTTTCAACGCTTAAAAGCCCTTTTTTAATCGCAAAATAAGGTATCGCATTTACAAGATCCCTAAGCGTCACGCCCTCTTTTAGCTCGCCTTTAAATTTGATCAAAACCGACTCTGGCATATTTAGTGGCATCATTCCAAGTACCGCTGCAAACGCTACTAGACCACTTCCCGCTGGAAAACTAATGCCAATAGGAAATCTCGTGTGACTATCGCCGCCAGTGCCCACCGTATCAGGCAGCACCATGCGGTTTAGCCACGAGTGGATGACGCCATCGCCTGGCTTTAGACTCACACCACCACGTAAATTTATAAATTTTGGCAAGCTCTCATGCATCACAAGATCACTTGGCTTTGGATAAGCGGCCGTATGGCAAAAGCTTTGCAAAACAAAATCCGCGCCAAAACTAAGGCTAGCAAGCTCTTTTATCTCATCTCTAGTCATCGGCCCAGTCGTATCTTGCGAGCCAACAGTTAAAATTTCTGGCTCCACATAAGCCCCGGCTCTCACGCCAGCCTTGCCGCAAGCCTTGCCAACCATCTTTTGAGCCAGCGTATAGCCACCGCCTAGATCTTTTGGCTGATCTGGCTTTATGAAAATTTGCTCCTCACCAAGCCCCAAGGCCTCTCTAGCCTTTTTGGTGACTTGCCTACCTATCATCAAAGGTATCCTGCCACCCGCTCTTATCTCATCGCTTAGAGTATTTGGGTTTAGTTTGAAATTTGCCACGAGTTTTTTCTCGCTGCCAATAAACTTATAAATTTCACCCTTAAATGGATAAATTTCTATCTCATCGCCCATTTCTAGCTCATTTACGTTTGCAACTATCGGCAGTGCACCGCTGTCTTCAGCGGTATTAAAAAATATAGGAGCTATGGTAGTGCCGATCACGATGCCGCCCGTTTTTTTGTTTGGCACACCCTCGATCTCATCGCCCAAATGCCACTGGATCGAGTTTATACCGCTCTTTCTGCTGCTGCCAGTGCCAACTACGTCGCCAACATACGCAACTTTTTTACCACGAGTTTTAAGTTCTTTTAAAATTTCTAGACCCTCAGGCATCTTTTTAACAAGCATTGCTTTTGCGTGAAGTGGTATGTCAGCCCTTGTATAGGCCTCGCTCGCTGGACTTAGGTCATCAGTATTTGTTTCACCAGGTACTTTAAAAACGACTGCGTTTATACAGGTTTCGATTGGCTTTTTATGCGTAAACCACTCCGCATTTGCCCAAGAAGCAAGTACATCTTTTGCAAATTTATTGTTGCTACTTAGCTTTGCGATCTCGTCAAAATATTCATGCACCAGGATAATATTTTTTAGCTCATTTGCTGCAGCACGAGCGATATTTTCATTGCT harbors:
- a CDS encoding bifunctional aconitate hydratase 2/2-methylisocitrate dehydratase; translated protein: MSFFTDYEKHVSEREKEGVPPLALNAKQTSEVCELIKLASKSSGDVKEQSELKFLINLLKTRINPGVDDAAKIKAEFLGEVIDGLAVNGLDAMRAIKILGKMLGGYNVEILVRALKNSNENIARAAANELKNIILVHEYFDEIAKLSSNNKFAKDVLASWANAEWFTHKKPIETCINAVVFKVPGETNTDDLSPASEAYTRADIPLHAKAMLVKKMPEGLEILKELKTRGKKVAYVGDVVGTGSSRKSGINSIQWHLGDEIEGVPNKKTGGIVIGTTIAPIFFNTAEDSGALPIVANVNELEMGDEIEIYPFKGEIYKFIGSEKKLVANFKLNPNTLSDEIRAGGRIPLMIGRQVTKKAREALGLGEEQIFIKPDQPKDLGGGYTLAQKMVGKACGKAGVRAGAYVEPEILTVGSQDTTGPMTRDEIKELASLSFGADFVLQSFCHTAAYPKPSDLVMHESLPKFINLRGGVSLKPGDGVIHSWLNRMVLPDTVGTGGDSHTRFPIGISFPAGSGLVAFAAVLGMMPLNMPESVLIKFKGELKEGVTLRDLVNAIPYFAIKKGLLSVEKKDKKNVFAGKILEIEGLENLKVEQAFELSDASAERSAAACVVNLSVDSVVEYVRSNVALIDAMIKAGYESRETLARRKEKMQKWLENPTLLRADKDASYAEILEIDLALIDEPILACPNDPDDVATLSEILTDNKRVHKIDEVFVGSCMTNIGHYRALARILEHESKLTTRLWIAPPTKMDKSTLEDEGIYEIFKRLNARTEVPGCSLCMGNQARVNDNAVVFSTSTRNFDNRMGMGAKVYLGSAELAAVCALLGHLPSVDEYKKIVKDSLNLNKNEIYKYLNFNEISEFSI